In one window of Henckelia pumila isolate YLH828 chromosome 1, ASM3356847v2, whole genome shotgun sequence DNA:
- the LOC140865141 gene encoding uncharacterized protein: MLFGLKNVGATYQRLMDKVFKQQIGKNIEVYVDDILVKTRTADQFITDLTQTFQTLKHCQLKLNPSNCTFGVRAGKFLGYMVTRRGIESNPKKVQAIISMRSPKNLQEVQRLTGRITALAQFISRSADKSLPFFKSLRKTKNFEWNDESKKAFQDLKVYLKQLPVLNKPTQGEELFLYLVVTPRAVISVLVKKDGINHQLVYFVSRALKGAELNYLTQEKLSLALFITARKLRPYFSRTLSPFSLISGSRAGIVIISPWGEETNISIILEFRASNNEAEYEALLLGLKASRNLGISRAILYSDFQLAIQQSNGKFECKDEKMLRYAKALDKAKEGFTELNLELIPQAENTKADHLARLDSALSDRPDPIVPGRELVSQLETLDDIIAQIPEEDWRYDIHKYLTKKELPSDNKKAKECLGPDEANYVLREIHEGSCGSHLGSLALAQKALLAGFFWPTMRKDSSYLVEVTNKTIVQALKTRLDAAKDKWADELPSVLINRARKCKDNGVWGNNQDLRAMDLDLLEENRSRAAIRLAAYRKRMTQTYNKRVHPKVFHEGNLVMRKIKHPGERGKLEAKYEGPFKVIGKAGIAVYYLEDAQGKTGKRPWNAQHLKKYCP, from the exons ATGCTATTTGGGCTCAAAAATGTCGGGGCCACATATCAAAGGTTGATGGACAAAGTATTCAAACAGCAAATTGGCAAAAACATCGAGgtctatgtagatgatatccTGGTCAAGACCCGCACTGCTGACCAGTTCATTACCGACCTGACTCAAACTTTCCAGACTCTGAAGCACTGTCAGCTTAAGCTAAACCCTAGCAATTGCACTTTCGGAGTTCGGGCTGGAAAATTTCTTGGCTACATGGTTACAAGAAGGGGAATCGAATCTAATCCCAAAAAGGTCCAAGCCATCATCTCTATGAGATCCCCCAAGAATCTACAGGAAGTACAAAGATTAACAGGAAGAATTACAGCACTGGCCCAATTTATAAGCAGATCGGCAGACAAAAGCCTCCCTTTCTTTAAATCACTACGAAAGACGAAAAATTTTGAGTGGAATGATGAAAGTAAAAAGGCCTTTCAAGATTTGAAAGTCTACTTGAAGCAATTACCTGTACTGAATAAGCCTACTCAAGGGGAAGAGTTGTTCCTCTATCTGGTTGTTACTCCTCGAGCAGTCATTTCGGTCCTTGTCAAAAAAGACGGAATCAATCATCAGCTCGTATACTTTGTGAGTCGTGCCTTGAAGGGAGCCGAGCTCAATTACCTAACTCAGGAAAAGCTTTCTTTAGCTCTGTTCATCACAGCGAGAAAATTGAGGCCTTACTTCTCTCGCACCCTATCACCGTTCTCACTAATA TCCGGGAGCAGAGCTGGAATCGTGATCATCTCACCTTGGGGTGAAGAAACTAATATTTCAATCATATTGGAATTCAGAGCCTCTAACAATGAAGCTGAATATGAGGCATTATTACTTGGACTCAAAGCATCAAGAAACTTGGGTATCTCGCGAGCTATTCTGTATTCCGATTTCCAATTGGCCATTCAACAGAGTAACGGGAAGTTTGAGTGCAAAGATGAGAAGATGCTGAGGTATGCCAAAGCATTAGACAAAGCCAAAGAAGGTTTCACCGAGTTGAACTTGGAGCTCATCCCTCAAGCTGAAAATACTAAGGCAGACCACTTGGCTCGCCTAGACAGTGCCCTCAGCGACCGACCTGATCCCATTGTTCCAGGTCGGGAACTTGTTTCTCAGTTGGAAACTCTGGATGATATTATAGCTCAGATACCAGAAGAAGATTGGCGATATGATATACACAAATATCTAACCAAGAAAGAATTACCAAGCGATAATAAGAAAGCTAAGGAG tgtttgggtcCTGACGAGGCTAATTATGTGTTACGAGAAATTCATGAAGGGTCTTGTGGCAGTCACCTGGGCAGTCTTGCCCTAGCTCAAAAAGCCCTTCTTGCTGGTTTCTTCTGGCCTACTATGCGGAAAGACTCATCATATCTG GTCGAAGTCACCAACAAAACGATAGTTCAAGCCCTTAAGACACGACTGGATGCGGCTAAGGATAAGTGGGCAGATGAGCTCCCTTCCGTGCT GATAAATAGGGCAAGAAAGTGCAAGGATAATGGCGTATGGGGAAACAATCAAGATTTACGAGCAATGGATCTAGATTTACTTGAAGAGAACAGGTCCCGAGCAGCAATAAGGCTCGCAGCTTATCGCAAAAGAATGACTCAGACCTACAATAAAAGAGTTCATCCTAAGGTTTTTCATGAAGGCAACTTGGTCATGAGAAAGATAAAACATCCAGGAGAAAGAGGAAAGCTtgaggccaagtatgaaggcccATTCAAGGTGATAGGAAAGGCTGGAATAGCCGTTTATTACTTGGAAGACGCTCAAGGCAAGACGGGTAAAAGACCATGGAATGCTCAACACTTGAAAAAATACTGTCCATAG